GTTTGGCCTGACCTGTTTTGAGTATCAAACCGGTAAAAAGATCTGGGATGATGGGAAAAAGATGACTCCCGGTAATAGTAGAAATCCTCAGGCGACGCTGGTGTGGCTCAATCAATCATCGCGAGTATTGGTTCTCAATTCAGCGGGAGATTTGATTTTGGCGGAATTAACGCCTGCGGGCTACAAAGAATTGACTCGTACAAACCTAATCGGGAAAACCTGGGCCCATCCTGCGTATGCCGAGAACCGTGTTTATGCACGCAGTAACACAAAATTAGTTGCTTATGAGTTACCAACTGACGAATCCCAATAAAAGCAATCAGGGTGGCCTATAAAATTTTCCTCTAAGTCTATAATATACCTTTCAGGCTTTTCGAGAAATCTTACAAACATTCTAAATACAAGTTGCGTATCTTTAAATTGGCCTGATCCGGTAAGTCGTTATAATTTTTTTCGTTATATTCTCCTTAATATTTTAAGCAACATGAATTCAGCATCGGATAATCACTCCAGAAATAAGACCGAAGGCACTGAATTATTAGGACCGGAAGTCTGGAATTTACCCAATTTGATCACCATTAGTCGACTTGTATTGGCACTGGTTCTGTTTGTGATGATTTATCTGGAAGGTTGGTGGAAGACATCTGCAATACTATTTATCATTGCCGCTGCAACAGACTTTCTGGATGGCTATTTCGCCCGAAAATATAACCAAGTTACAACTCTGGGGCGTATCCTTGATCCTTTTGTCGATAAAATCATCATCTGTGGTGCATTCATTTTTCTACTAGAACGTGGGCCTAGTTCCGGAATCAATGCCTGGTTTGTATTAATTATCATCGGAAGAGAAATGTTCATCACCAGTCTACGTGGTTTTCTAGAACAACATGGACGAGATTTTTCTGCGAGTTGGAGCGGTAAAATTAAAATGGGAGTACAATGTATTGCAGTGATCTTCAGCCTGCTTTCCTTAAGCCCTGAGTCTCCATTTAATACATCCAGCTTTATACTGCTTCGAGATATTTCTATCTGGTCAGCCGCAATTATCACCATCTATAGTGGCATTGATTATGTTTTGCGAGCAGCTCGAATGCTCCGGCAGTCACCTCTCAGATAAATCTCATTTCCAAAGTAAGTCAGAGATTATTTAACTTCGAATCTCAAGTTTTCTTTACTTCGATGATTCATTTACAAAATTCATCGGAATCAAGGAGAATTACGACTCAACTTAGTCGAGTTGAAAGTATAAAATATGACAATTCGATCATTTAAATATCTATTTTTTAGATCCAGGCTTATGTCAGACGCAAACAATTCACAACTTCCATCTGATCATATCATTATCGTTCAACCAAGTGACTACCAGACAGAAGTCAAGAATTTTTCTCCCCGCAATCCAGCTCCGCAGCCGCATATGCCTGCATCGCGTAGTAAGCTACCACTCATTCTTTTTATTCTTACATGTATGAGTACATTTATTGTTGGTGGGTATGGTCATAGACCTTTTGTCCCCGTACCTGCCGAGTTCATTGAATTATTCAAATATATACAAGGAATTGGTTGGGGGCATTTTCTATCGAATGGATTTAATTATGCCGGACCTGTCATGCTGATACTGTTATCACATGAAATGGGACATTACTTACAATCAAGACGATATGGTATTCCTGCCACGCGTCCCATTTTTATTCCGATGCCGATGAGCCCTTTTGGCACGATGGGTGCTGTTATCCTGCAACGTGGAGGGATTGCCAACCGAAAACAAATGTTTGATATCGCCGTTTCAGGCCCGCTTGCTGGGCTCGTCTTCGCAATTCCATTTGCTTACTGGGGAACTCTTAATTCAACGATCAGCACTACAAGTCATCTGGCAGGAAGTTACAGTTACGGAGAACCATTAATCTTACAATGGATGATCACACTGGTTCATGGACCACTTGCAGAAAATCAGGAAGTTGTGTTAAATCCAATGTTATTTGCTGGTTGGGTTGGCATCTTTATCACTGCATTAAACTTGCTTCCGATTGGCCAGCTTGATGGAGGTCACATTCTCTATACACTCATTGGCAAAAAAGCGAACTTTGTAGCACGATTATTTTTGATCACCGCAATTATCTACATGACTTACAATCAGGAGTTTGGATATTCTCTATTGATCCTTTTACTAGTCTTTTTTGGTATCACTCATCCTCCTACAGCCGACGACTCAGTCCCTTTGGGAACAACGCGTATCATAGTAGGTTGGCTCACGCTTGCATTTTTTATCATCGGCTTTACCGTCACACCGATTATTTTTCATTAAAGCGAATACTCTGGTTCTGAATTAAGCCTAAAATAAAATCATTTGAGCTTACTCAGAATTTGCTCTGCGCGAAAGACAATCTCCAGATCTTTATTTTTGATGGCTTTCTGCAACTGGTTTTGTGCTGCTTTTCCATACTCCTCAAGCTTTTTTTGCGCCGCTTCGCGCTGCTCCCAGTTTGTGTCTCCCAATTGGACAATTAATTGATCAATCCGTTTTTGTAACGCAGGATCAACATCCAACATGATTACAATTGCGACCCGACGGACAACGTCCGGAAAAGGAGTAATTTCAATTGGCATAATTTTGTCAAGGTATCCTTCATCCATGCAATACACGATAGTCGCCTGATCTTTACGAAACGCATGCTGCTTCAGAATATTCAATACGTGTGTTATTTCTGGTTTTCCCAGACCTAATTCTTTTAGTTTTTTCTCCCAGACACTCAGGATATTTTCTTGGGGAAGTGATGTGTTTTCAGAATAAGGAACTTTGATTGCGGGAACATTTTTCGTTACTGGAGCTTTTGCTTTCGATTTGTCTGACGACTTGGCTTTTGGTTTTGCCAATGCAGGAAGTGCACCAAGCGCTCGTAACTGGCCACCTATTGCAGCTAACTGGTTTGCTTTTTTTTCTTTCGCTTTAGTTTTCAGGTTTTCTTCCGAGAGTGGGTCCACAACTTTCGGCTTCACTGCTTTGTTCGATTTGATATCTGGGTTCTTCTTTTCTTTCTTAACACCGGGTATCTGTTCAATCGAGGCTAACTTCCAACCCTCTTTTTCCACTGATGGCTGAAAAATCGTTACGTGTTGTAATGGAACGGCTTGGCTATTCTGAATTTGAAACATCCCATCTTTCGACTGACTCAGAACAATGCGTGGCACATGATTTAGTTCGACATCATATAAAATAAAGCGTTCCGTCTTGTCGAGACCTTTCACAAACAGTCGCTCACTGTTTTGCAAATGGTGAAGCCAATGTTGTTCGGCCAAGTTCATGCTGGGATCAGCATGTTTTAACAAAT
The Gimesia aquarii DNA segment above includes these coding regions:
- the pgsA gene encoding CDP-diacylglycerol--glycerol-3-phosphate 3-phosphatidyltransferase, whose amino-acid sequence is MNSASDNHSRNKTEGTELLGPEVWNLPNLITISRLVLALVLFVMIYLEGWWKTSAILFIIAAATDFLDGYFARKYNQVTTLGRILDPFVDKIIICGAFIFLLERGPSSGINAWFVLIIIGREMFITSLRGFLEQHGRDFSASWSGKIKMGVQCIAVIFSLLSLSPESPFNTSSFILLRDISIWSAAIITIYSGIDYVLRAARMLRQSPLR
- a CDS encoding site-2 protease family protein, with amino-acid sequence MSDANNSQLPSDHIIIVQPSDYQTEVKNFSPRNPAPQPHMPASRSKLPLILFILTCMSTFIVGGYGHRPFVPVPAEFIELFKYIQGIGWGHFLSNGFNYAGPVMLILLSHEMGHYLQSRRYGIPATRPIFIPMPMSPFGTMGAVILQRGGIANRKQMFDIAVSGPLAGLVFAIPFAYWGTLNSTISTTSHLAGSYSYGEPLILQWMITLVHGPLAENQEVVLNPMLFAGWVGIFITALNLLPIGQLDGGHILYTLIGKKANFVARLFLITAIIYMTYNQEFGYSLLILLLVFFGITHPPTADDSVPLGTTRIIVGWLTLAFFIIGFTVTPIIFH